A genomic segment from Bosea sp. OAE506 encodes:
- a CDS encoding ABC transporter substrate-binding protein: MSIDRRTALKGAGALAASAFVSKTAFSQSAAAALRFIPSTPLPSLDPITATSYVIRNHGYLIYDTLFATDAQFGIKPQMVEAWETAPDGLKWTFRLRDGLVFHDDQPVTSKDCIASIARWSKRDAFGQTFATFVEGYQVVDQRTFSIALKKPFPMMTAALGKLSSNVPFIMPERVALTDHLKNIAEPIGSGPWRFMDKQWVPGQNAIYERFAAYKPREEAPSWAAGGKVAKINRIEWVALTEPGAAVGALTKGEVDWYEQPPVDLLPVLKANKDITIENVPLGLFLLMRFNQMQPPFNNPAIRRAVMMAVNQTDYMEAVVGDAAYYKEAKTFLTPGAPMSTGAGGAEAMQGNLEKAKAMLKEAGYKGEKVVLLAPADQPIAYQQCMVTEDLFKKLGINSELVATDWASFIGRRANRGLPEQGGWSCFHTLWSCADTLNPALHPLIRANGGSAWFGWPDDPQIEALRDQWIAEPDLGKQKEIAASLERRAFEFVPYVPAGLVQQPMAYRKSLTGMVLSPVQFFWNMEKKV; the protein is encoded by the coding sequence ATGTCGATCGATCGCCGCACAGCCCTCAAAGGAGCCGGCGCGCTCGCCGCCTCCGCCTTTGTGTCCAAGACGGCCTTCTCGCAGAGCGCCGCTGCCGCGCTGCGCTTCATCCCCTCGACGCCGCTGCCCTCGCTCGATCCGATCACCGCGACGAGCTATGTGATCCGCAATCATGGCTATCTGATATATGATACGCTGTTCGCGACGGATGCCCAGTTCGGCATCAAGCCGCAGATGGTCGAGGCCTGGGAGACGGCGCCGGACGGTTTGAAATGGACCTTCCGCCTGCGCGACGGCCTCGTCTTCCACGACGACCAGCCGGTCACCTCGAAGGACTGCATCGCCTCGATCGCCCGCTGGTCGAAGCGCGATGCCTTCGGCCAGACCTTCGCGACCTTCGTCGAGGGCTACCAGGTGGTCGATCAGCGGACTTTCTCGATCGCGCTGAAGAAGCCGTTCCCGATGATGACCGCCGCGCTCGGCAAGCTCTCGTCGAACGTGCCTTTCATCATGCCAGAGCGGGTGGCACTGACCGACCACCTGAAGAACATCGCCGAGCCGATCGGCTCCGGGCCCTGGCGCTTCATGGACAAGCAGTGGGTGCCCGGCCAGAACGCGATCTATGAGCGCTTCGCCGCCTACAAGCCGCGCGAGGAGGCGCCGTCCTGGGCCGCTGGCGGCAAGGTCGCCAAGATCAACCGCATCGAATGGGTGGCGCTCACGGAGCCCGGCGCGGCAGTCGGCGCGCTGACCAAGGGCGAAGTCGACTGGTACGAGCAGCCGCCGGTCGATCTCCTGCCGGTTCTCAAGGCCAACAAGGACATCACCATCGAGAACGTGCCGCTGGGCCTGTTCCTGCTGATGCGCTTCAACCAGATGCAGCCGCCGTTCAACAATCCGGCCATCCGGCGCGCGGTGATGATGGCGGTCAACCAGACCGACTATATGGAGGCCGTCGTCGGCGATGCCGCCTATTACAAGGAGGCCAAGACCTTCCTGACGCCGGGCGCGCCGATGTCCACCGGCGCCGGCGGGGCCGAGGCGATGCAGGGCAATCTCGAGAAGGCCAAGGCCATGCTCAAGGAGGCCGGCTACAAGGGCGAGAAGGTCGTCCTGCTGGCCCCGGCCGACCAACCGATCGCCTATCAGCAGTGCATGGTGACCGAGGATCTGTTCAAGAAGCTCGGCATCAATTCCGAACTCGTTGCGACCGACTGGGCGAGCTTCATCGGCCGGCGCGCCAATCGCGGCCTGCCGGAGCAGGGCGGCTGGTCCTGCTTCCATACGCTGTGGTCCTGCGCCGATACGCTGAACCCGGCGCTGCACCCGCTGATCCGCGCCAATGGCGGCTCCGCCTGGTTCGGCTGGCCCGATGATCCGCAGATCGAGGCCCTGCGTGACCAGTGGATCGCCGAGCCGGATCTCGGCAAGCAGAAGGAGATCGCGGCCTCGCTGGAGCGGCGCGCCTTCGAATTCGTGCCCTATGTCCCGGCCGGCCTCGTCCAGCAGCCGATGGCCTATCGCAAGAGCCTGACCGGCATGGTGCTCTCGCCGGTGCAGTTCTTCTGGAACATGGAGAAGAAGGTCTGA